In Pyrus communis chromosome 1, drPyrComm1.1, whole genome shotgun sequence, the following are encoded in one genomic region:
- the LOC137741750 gene encoding cytochrome P450 82A3-like, translating to MDSLPYTNSITAGLFTVFIVLYYLSRRRRAANHKGKLSPPEAKGGWPIFGHLHLFGGSTPPHITLGAMADKYGPIFTIRLGVHPSLVISSSEIAKECYTTKDLSVLSRPKMVVVDHVSYNYAMFGFGPPGPYWREIRKIVTLELLSVRKVELLKHIRVSEVATFLKELHELWSTKKKEGSKDGVVVELKQWLGDMTLNVILTMVAGKRYSVAAAGDEKKEARRVQTALRELFDYLGMFLVGDAVPYLRWLDWGGHEKAMKKGATEMHAIIAEWVEEHKQRRAKGDAKGEQDFIDALLSVLDGADLGSFDADTITRATSLNVIAGGGDTTMVTLTWVLSLLLNNPHVMKKALNELDTKIGKQRVVSEEDISNLVYIQAIVKETLRLYPVGPLSGPRIFTEDCTIAGYHIRKGTRLIPNFWKIQTDPKNWPEPFEFKPERFLTTHKDVDLKGQHFQFIPFSSGRRSCPGLAFGLQMVQFTLASFLHAFEISNPSSAPIDMTESFGMTNVKAAPLNVLIEPRLSSELYE from the exons AtggattctctcccttataCAAACTCTATCACTGCTGGCCTGTTCACAGTATTCATCGTGCTCTATTACTTATCACGAAGACGGAGAGCTGCCAATCACAAGGGCAAGTTATCACCACCAGAAGCCAAGGGTGGATGGCCTATATTTGGTCACCTTCATTTGTTCGGAGGCTCCACACCTCCTCACATAACTTTGGGAGCCATGGCGGACAAGTACGGACCCATTTTCACTATCCGCCTTGGCGTCCATCCGTCGTTGGTGATAAGCAGCAGTGAGATCGCAAAAGAATGCTACACAACCAAAGACTTGAGCGTACTCTCTCGCCCAAAGATGGTGGTTGTAGATCACGTTAGCTACAACTATGCAATGTTTGGGTTCGGACCACCTGGACCCTATTGGCGAGAAATTCGCAAGATCGTTACCTTGGAGTTGCTCTCAGTCCGGAAGGTTGAGCTGCTCAAGCACATTCGAGTGTCGGAAGTGGCTACTTTCTTAAAAGAATTGCACGAACTTTGGAgtacaaagaaaaaggagggcTCGAAAGATGGAGTGGTTGTAGAGCTAAAGCAATGGCTTGGGGACATGACGCTGAACGTTATTCTTACAATGGTGGCTGGAAAGCGGTATTCGGTGGCTGCCGCTGGGGATGAGAAGAAAGAAGCGCGTAGGGTTCAGACTGCATTGAGGGAGTTATTTGATTATCTGGGCATGTTTTTGGTGGGTGATGCGGTTCCTTATCTGCGGTGGTTGGATTGGGGTGGACATGAGAAGGCAATGAAGAAAGGTGCAACGGAAATGCACGCCATTATTGCAGAGTGGGTTGAAGAGCATAAGCAGAGGAGAGCAAAAGGTGATGCAAAAGGAGAACAGGACTTCATAGATGCGTTGCTTTCTGTGCTTGATGGTGCAGACCTTGGCAGTTTTGATGCTGATACGATCACCAGAGCcacaagcttg AATGTTATTGCAGGAGGTGGCGATACCACCATGGTGACATTGACGTGGGTACTATCGTTATTGCTGAACAACCCTCATGTTATGAAAAAAGCTCTAAACGAACTGGACACCAAAATAGGCAAACAAAGAGTTGTGAGTGAGGAAGATATAAGCAACTTGGTCTACATCCAAGCTATTGTAAAGGAGACGTTACGTTTGTACCCAGTAGGACCATTATCAGGGCCGCGTATATTCACTGAAGATTGCACCATTGCTGGCTACCATATCCGAAAGGGCACCCGGCTCATCCCAAACTTCTGGAAGATCCAAACTGACCCGAAAAATTGGCCTGAGCCATTCGAGTTCAAGCCAGAGAGATTTCTTACCACACACAAGGATGTTGATCTGAAGGGTCAGCATTTTCAGTTTATTCCTTTTTCAAGTGGTAGAAGATCATGCCCTGGTTTGGCATTTGGTCTTCAAATGGTGCAATTTACATTGGCTAGTTTTCTACATGCGTTTGAAATCTCAAACCCGTCGAGTGCACCAATTGATATGACAGAGAGTTTTGGAATGACCAACGTTAAGGCAGCTCCACTCAATGTTCTCATCGAACCTCGCTTATCTTCTGAACTCTatgaataa